A region of Massilia sp. WG5 DNA encodes the following proteins:
- a CDS encoding gamma-glutamyl-gamma-aminobutyrate hydrolase family protein, with protein sequence MRPIVIVPACTRDFGEHPYHAAQHKYVDAVVIGADCAPMILPSLGEALDLETMLDLCDGIMLTGSASNVHPSYYSEEVLDPTLPQDPARDQTTLPLIREAVKRGIPIIAICRGFQEMNVALGGSLFQAVQAVPGHFDHRENPELGMDEQYGDAHKIRIIEGGMLHGILGKDEIPVNSLHGQGVNGLAPGLTVEAVAEDGLVEAFSVSISPGFTLAVQWHPEWRIAQNPHSMKMFGAFGDACRARFQSKKRKSL encoded by the coding sequence ATGCGCCCGATCGTTATCGTCCCCGCTTGTACCCGTGATTTTGGAGAACATCCGTATCACGCGGCCCAGCACAAATATGTCGACGCAGTCGTGATCGGCGCCGATTGCGCCCCCATGATCCTGCCGTCGCTGGGCGAGGCGCTCGATCTGGAAACCATGCTCGACCTGTGCGACGGCATCATGCTGACTGGCTCGGCATCGAACGTTCATCCCAGTTATTACTCCGAAGAAGTTCTCGACCCGACCCTGCCGCAGGATCCGGCGCGCGACCAGACCACGCTGCCGCTGATCCGCGAGGCGGTCAAGCGCGGCATTCCGATCATCGCGATCTGCCGCGGCTTCCAGGAAATGAACGTGGCGCTGGGCGGCAGCCTGTTCCAGGCGGTGCAGGCGGTGCCGGGGCATTTCGACCACCGCGAGAATCCCGAGCTGGGGATGGACGAGCAGTACGGCGACGCGCACAAGATCCGCATCATCGAAGGCGGGATGCTGCACGGCATCCTGGGCAAGGACGAAATCCCCGTCAATTCCCTGCATGGCCAGGGCGTCAACGGGCTCGCGCCGGGCCTGACGGTCGAAGCGGTGGCGGAGGACGGCCTGGTCGAGGCATTTTCGGTCTCGATCTCGCCGGGCTTTACCCTGGCCGTCCAATGGCATCCGGAATGGCGCATTGCCCAGAACCCGCACTCGATGAAGATGTTCGGCGCCTTCGGCGATGCCTGCCGCGCCCGCTTTCAATCCAAGAAACGGAAGAGTCTATGA
- a CDS encoding TIM-barrel domain-containing protein, with the protein MKSLKTRGRTAFPRAGVTRMRAIARAASLGMLIVAAAAAGAAPARENAPSRHTVLVNGAHGEQLRLTAYGQNIVRIQSVRAGEKYFDDHHYEMVASHDYKNAFRVSRRDGMTILRLDGPNAIELDIDQDTLAIRYFIDGRPAPVLQERGGVEWQGQVIRRRFAFDDHEHFTALGHSYFGRSQSIDLKGQSLTRNYGAAQIDQAPLLVPFYISSKGYGVFLNSTFKNFFNFGKDGDYEFGIDTLGFDGRMDYFFIAGPQPKDVLAHYVELTGKPRLPAKAMFGLALSDKSHDHDSPTPSDEAWWKQKIMAHRAAGFPLDHVVNDNRWRAGGGKRCESYIEWDKGRYPDPREYQRWLKANGLVSTLDFNRCVAQYSEGWRRSFNLPEPGKIDFAQSAPDLTNPAFRKWFWDILYKKSLDPALHYPGDALWIDEFDEQGAAPETMILANGLSSAEMRNYWFFLISKALVQQGWDTSAIKERPYVWVRGMTAGAQRYATLWSGDIKPNFDEMKMQIRGMQLAGLSGFPYWGHDAGGFYDWTAKTGPDAELYMKWSMAFGSFAPIWKPHGAGPSRWPLDRSGEEQAVAHRFARLRYELMPYMYSAAHEAASTGMPIARAMLLAYPEQEKAWQYDLQYMWGPSLLVAPFTSADQVQDVWLPPGQWFDYWRPQHVLQGDTVIPIKPDANEIALFVKAGSIIPGQAFALSTRFADKSMLRLDVYGGADGDSQLIEDDDTTEDYRLHGRQMTTAISYRAAAGVLHIGAARGDYAGAPAQRSYRITLHGVPAPACFTINGIRATEVQTSKEQETQIVVPKTSVRKDLTIAACR; encoded by the coding sequence ATGAAAAGCTTGAAGACCAGGGGCCGTACCGCATTTCCGCGCGCCGGCGTGACGCGCATGCGCGCGATCGCCCGTGCCGCAAGCCTGGGGATGTTGATCGTTGCGGCCGCCGCTGCCGGCGCGGCCCCGGCCAGGGAGAACGCACCGTCCAGGCATACCGTACTGGTGAACGGCGCGCACGGCGAGCAGCTGCGCCTGACTGCTTATGGACAGAATATCGTGCGGATCCAAAGCGTGCGCGCCGGCGAAAAATATTTCGACGACCATCATTACGAGATGGTGGCCTCGCACGATTACAAGAATGCATTCCGTGTCAGCCGACGCGACGGCATGACGATCCTCAGGCTCGACGGACCGAATGCCATCGAACTCGATATCGACCAGGACACGCTGGCGATCCGTTATTTCATCGATGGCCGGCCGGCGCCGGTCCTGCAGGAACGCGGCGGCGTCGAATGGCAAGGGCAGGTGATCAGGCGGCGCTTTGCATTCGACGACCATGAACACTTCACGGCCCTGGGGCACAGTTATTTCGGGCGTTCGCAGTCGATCGACCTGAAAGGCCAATCGCTGACACGCAATTACGGCGCCGCCCAGATCGACCAGGCCCCGCTGCTGGTGCCCTTCTATATTTCCAGCAAGGGCTACGGGGTCTTCCTGAACAGCACCTTCAAGAACTTCTTCAACTTCGGCAAGGACGGAGACTACGAGTTCGGCATCGATACCCTGGGCTTCGATGGCCGCATGGATTATTTCTTCATCGCCGGACCGCAGCCGAAGGACGTGCTGGCCCACTACGTCGAACTGACCGGCAAGCCGCGCCTGCCGGCCAAAGCGATGTTCGGCCTGGCCCTGTCGGACAAGAGCCACGACCACGATTCGCCGACGCCGTCCGACGAAGCCTGGTGGAAGCAGAAGATCATGGCGCACCGGGCGGCCGGCTTCCCGCTCGACCACGTCGTCAACGACAACCGCTGGCGCGCCGGCGGCGGCAAGCGCTGCGAATCGTATATCGAATGGGACAAGGGCCGGTATCCCGACCCGCGCGAATACCAGCGCTGGCTGAAGGCCAATGGCCTGGTGTCGACGCTCGATTTCAACCGCTGCGTGGCGCAATACAGCGAAGGCTGGCGCAGGAGTTTCAACCTGCCCGAACCCGGCAAGATCGATTTCGCCCAGAGCGCGCCGGACCTGACCAATCCCGCATTCAGGAAGTGGTTCTGGGACATCCTGTACAAGAAGTCCCTGGATCCTGCCTTGCACTATCCGGGCGACGCATTATGGATCGACGAATTCGACGAACAGGGTGCTGCGCCGGAAACGATGATCCTCGCCAATGGACTGAGTTCGGCCGAAATGCGCAATTACTGGTTCTTCCTGATTTCGAAAGCCCTGGTCCAGCAGGGCTGGGATACATCGGCCATCAAGGAGAGGCCCTATGTCTGGGTACGCGGCATGACCGCCGGCGCGCAGCGTTACGCTACCTTGTGGAGCGGCGATATCAAGCCGAACTTCGACGAAATGAAGATGCAGATCCGCGGCATGCAGCTTGCCGGCCTGTCGGGATTCCCGTACTGGGGCCACGATGCCGGCGGTTTCTACGACTGGACGGCGAAAACCGGCCCGGACGCCGAGCTGTACATGAAATGGTCGATGGCCTTCGGCAGCTTCGCGCCGATCTGGAAACCGCACGGCGCCGGCCCATCGCGATGGCCGCTCGATCGTAGCGGCGAAGAACAGGCGGTCGCCCACCGGTTCGCCAGGCTGCGCTATGAACTGATGCCTTACATGTATTCGGCCGCGCACGAAGCCGCCAGCACCGGCATGCCGATCGCCCGCGCGATGCTGCTCGCCTACCCGGAGCAGGAAAAAGCCTGGCAATACGATCTGCAATACATGTGGGGGCCAAGTCTGCTGGTGGCGCCGTTCACCAGCGCCGACCAGGTGCAGGATGTCTGGCTACCCCCGGGACAGTGGTTCGACTATTGGCGACCGCAGCATGTCCTGCAAGGCGACACGGTCATTCCCATCAAGCCGGATGCCAATGAAATCGCGCTGTTCGTGAAAGCGGGCTCGATCATTCCTGGGCAGGCATTCGCACTCAGCACCCGGTTCGCCGACAAGTCGATGCTGCGACTCGACGTGTACGGCGGCGCCGACGGCGACAGCCAGCTCATCGAGGACGACGACACCACCGAGGATTACCGGCTGCACGGCAGGCAAATGACGACAGCGATCAGCTACCGCGCCGCCGCCGGCGTACTGCATATCGGCGCCGCGCGCGGCGATTATGCGGGGGCGCCGGCGCAACGGTCGTATCGCATCACGCTGCATGGCGTGCCCGCGCCGGCCTGCTTCACGATCAACGGTATCCGGGCCACGGAGGTGCAGACGAGCAAGGAGCAGGAAACGCAGATCGTCGTGCCGAAAACCAGTGTCCGAAAAGACCTGACGATTGCGGCTTGCCGCTGA
- a CDS encoding NAD-dependent succinate-semialdehyde dehydrogenase: protein MLNLKDPSLLRQQAYIDGEWCDAVEGQTVTVTNPATGESLGTVPHMGAQETRRAIEAANAAWPAWRKKTARERALILRKWNDLMLENADDLAAIMTAEQGKPLAEAKGEVGYAASFFEWFGEQAKRIEGDVLESPARDRRLIVTKEPIGVCAAITPWNFPSAMITRKVAPALAAGCPIVLKPAELTPFSALALAVLAERAGVPKGVFSIVIGDAKAIGAEMCANPTVRKLSFTGSTPVGRVLMEQCAPTIKKLSLELGGNASFIVFDDADLDAAVEGAIASKYRNAGQTCVCANRIYVQDGVYDEFARRFTEKVKGLKVGNGMEPGVNQGPLIEDKAIVKVEKHIADALGKGARLLLGGKRHELGHSFFQPTVLADVTPDMLVSDEETFGPVAPLFRFKTEEEVIALANNTEYGLASYFYSRDIGRVWRVAEQIETGMVGVNTGLISNEIAPFGGVKQSGLGREGSKYGMDDYLVIKYICLGGV from the coding sequence ATGCTGAACCTGAAAGATCCTTCCCTGCTGCGCCAGCAAGCGTATATCGATGGCGAATGGTGCGATGCCGTCGAAGGCCAGACCGTGACGGTGACCAATCCGGCCACCGGCGAATCGCTGGGCACCGTACCCCACATGGGCGCGCAGGAAACCCGCCGCGCGATCGAGGCCGCGAACGCCGCCTGGCCGGCATGGCGCAAGAAGACCGCGCGCGAGCGCGCCCTCATCCTGCGCAAGTGGAATGACCTGATGCTGGAAAACGCGGACGACCTGGCGGCCATCATGACCGCCGAACAGGGCAAGCCGCTGGCGGAGGCCAAGGGCGAGGTCGGCTATGCAGCCTCGTTCTTCGAATGGTTCGGCGAGCAGGCCAAGCGCATCGAAGGCGACGTGCTGGAATCGCCGGCGCGCGACCGCCGCCTGATCGTGACCAAGGAGCCGATCGGCGTCTGCGCCGCGATCACCCCGTGGAACTTCCCGTCCGCGATGATTACCCGCAAGGTCGCGCCGGCCCTGGCCGCCGGCTGCCCGATCGTCCTGAAGCCTGCCGAACTGACCCCGTTCTCAGCCCTGGCCCTGGCCGTGCTGGCCGAACGCGCCGGCGTACCGAAAGGCGTGTTCTCGATCGTCATCGGCGATGCGAAAGCAATTGGCGCCGAAATGTGCGCGAATCCGACCGTGCGCAAGCTGAGCTTCACGGGCTCGACCCCGGTCGGCCGCGTGCTGATGGAACAGTGCGCGCCGACGATCAAGAAGCTGTCGCTGGAACTGGGCGGCAACGCCTCCTTCATCGTGTTCGACGATGCCGACCTCGACGCCGCGGTCGAGGGCGCGATCGCCTCCAAATACCGCAACGCCGGCCAGACCTGCGTCTGCGCCAACCGCATCTACGTGCAGGACGGCGTGTACGACGAATTCGCGCGCCGCTTCACCGAGAAGGTCAAGGGACTGAAGGTCGGCAACGGCATGGAGCCGGGCGTGAACCAGGGTCCGCTGATCGAGGACAAGGCCATCGTCAAGGTCGAGAAGCATATCGCCGACGCGCTGGGCAAAGGCGCTCGCCTGCTGCTGGGTGGCAAGCGCCATGAGCTCGGTCACAGCTTCTTCCAGCCGACCGTGCTGGCCGACGTGACGCCCGACATGCTGGTGTCGGACGAGGAAACCTTCGGCCCGGTGGCGCCGCTGTTCCGCTTCAAGACCGAGGAGGAAGTGATCGCCCTGGCCAACAACACCGAATACGGCCTGGCCTCCTACTTCTACTCGCGCGACATCGGCCGCGTATGGCGCGTGGCCGAACAGATCGAGACCGGCATGGTGGGCGTGAACACCGGCCTGATCTCGAACGAGATCGCGCCCTTCGGCGGCGTGAAGCAGTCCGGCCTGGGCCGCGAAGGCTCGAAGTACGGCATGGACGACTAC